A single genomic interval of Juglans regia cultivar Chandler chromosome 1, Walnut 2.0, whole genome shotgun sequence harbors:
- the LOC108993577 gene encoding polyamine oxidase 2-like, whose product MESVGTKSNPQLRRGLCSNVERKPSVIVIGGGMAGIAAARALHDASFQVVLLESRDRIGGRVYTDYTFGFPVDLGASWLHGVCKENPLAPLIGRLGLPLYRTSGDNSVLYDHDLESYALFDMDGNQVPQELVTKVGEAFESILKETDKIREESSEDMSIFRAFSIVFEKRPELRLEGLAYNVLQWYLCRMEGWFAADAETISLKCWDQEELLPGGHGLMVRGYIPVINTLAKGLDIHLGHRVTKIVRRYNGVKVTVENGRTFVADAAIVAVPLGVLKAKSISFEPKLPEWKEMAIADLGVGIENKILLHFEKVFWPNVEFLGVVAETSYGCSYFLNLHKATGHSVLVYMPAGQLAKDIEKMSDEAAANFAYMQLKRILPNASAPIQYLVSRWGADVNSLGSYSYDTVGKSHDLYERLRIPVDNLFFAGEATSSNFPGSVHGAFSTGLMAAEDCRMRVLERYGELDLFQPVMGEEGSVSVPLLISRM is encoded by the exons ATGGAGTCTGTAGGCACCAAGAGTAATCCCCAATTGCGCAGAG GTCTCTGCTCAAATGTCGAGAGGAAGCCATCTGTCATTGTCATTGGCGGCGGTATGGCTGGAATTGCAGCTGCCCGTGCTCTTCATGATGCCTCGTTTCAG GTTGTCTTGTTGGAATCACGGGATAGGATTGGTGGTCGCGTTTATACAGATTACACCTTTGGTTTTCCAGTTGACTTGGGTGCATCAtg GTTGCATGGAGTGTGCAAAGAGAATCCCTTGGCACCATTGATTGGGAGATTAGGACTACCCTTATACCGTACTAGTGGGGACAACTCTGTGCTTTATGATCATGATTTGGAGAG CTATGCGCTCTTTGATATGGATGGAAATCAAGTTCCTCAGGAATTAGTTACTAAAGTTGGTGAAGCATTCGAGAGTATTTTAAAGGAG ACGGATAAAATAAGAGAGGAATCAAGCGAAGACATGTCCATATTCCGTGCTTTCTcaattgtttttgaaaagaggCCAGAATTGAG GTTGGAGGGGCTTGCTTATAATGTTCTTCAGTGGTATTTATGTAGAATGGAAGGCTGGTTTGCTGCGGATGCTGAGACCATCTCACTAAAATGTTGGGATCAG GAAGAACTGCTCCCTGGTGGTCATGGGCTTATGGTAAGGGGCTACATCCCAGTTATAAACACTCTTGCCAAAGGTTTAGACATCCATTTGGGCCACAG GGTTACAAAGATTGTAAGGCGTTATAATGGAGTGAAGGTAACAGTAGAAAATGGGAGAACATTTGTTGCAGATGCTGCTATTGTTGCTGTACCTCTTGGTGTGCTGAAAGCAAAAAGCATAAGCTTTGAGCCAAAGCTCCCAGAGTGGAAGGAAATGGCCATTGCTGACCTTGGAGTAGGGATTGAGAATAAAATACTGTTGCACTTTGAAAAGGTGTTCTGGCCAAATGTGGAGTTCTTAGGAGTTGTTGCAGAGACATCTTATGGTTGCAGCTACTTTCTAAATCTTCACAAGGCTACTGGTCACTCTGTCCTTGTTTATATGCCTGCCGGGCAGCTAGCCAAAGACATTGAAAAAATGTCTGATGAAGCTGCTGCTAATTTTGCTTACATGCAACTCAAAAGGATCCTTCCAAATGCTTCTGCCCCG ATTCAGTATCTTGTTTCTCGTTGGGGTGCAGATGTTAACTCACTTGGCTCCTATAGCTATGATACAGTAGGCAAATCCCATGATCTGTATGAGAGGCTAAGGATCCCAGTGGATAACTTATTCTTTGCGGGAGAGGCAACAAGCTCGAACTTCCCAGGTTCGGTGCACGGTGCTTTCTCAACTGGACTGATGGCTGCTGAAGACTGTAGGATGCGGGTCTTGGAACGATATGGGGAGTTGGATTTGTTCCAGCCAGTCATGGGTGAGGAGGGCTCAGTGTCAGTCCCACTACTGATCTCCCGGATGTAA